GTCACCCAACGACTGATACTGATATCTCGACGGATCGGCGCTGACTGCCGCGCGCCCGATTACCAGATCGAGCCTTCCCTCGTCGAGTTGCAGCAACATGCGCGCGCTCGTGTCTTCGACAATCTCAATCGACAGATTCGGCTGGCTCGCGTGCAGTTCGTTGAGCACCGGCACGACCTGCTCCGGAATCGCTCCCATGATGGCGCCGATCGCCAGACGTCCGCCGCGCCCCGAGCGGAGTTCCGCAATGTCCTGGCACAACGAAGTGAGATCCGTTGCCAGTAGCCGCGCGTAGCGGATCACGCAGTGGCCGAACTGGTTCGCGATCATGCCGTTTTTCGAACGCTCGAAAAGCGGCGCTTCCAGCATCGACTCCAGTTCCTGCAGCGCCTTGCTCGCTGCGGACTGCGTCATCGCCATGGCGCCGGCCGCCTTGTGCAGCGACTTATGGTCGTCGAGCGCGATCAGCAGTTGCAACTGCTTCATGCGCAAGCGCGACAGCAGCACGTTCAACGTATCTTTCATGTGAGATGTGAAATGTGGGTTTCGTATAAGCGCGGGACGAATCCGGGTGAGTCGTAAAAGCGATCACAGGATGGAAACATTTCACTATACAGGCCGGAACGGACCGCCGTATAGTCGGTCCTGGAGACAATCAGATGCCCCCACGGGCGACCGAGCCGCGCGGCTGCCTACGCTTGCGCCGGGCGACACCGACCTTTATCTCTACCCTCTGGCAAAACGTTTTAGCCCATCCATCAGGTCAACACGAAAGCTCATCGTCAAGCACACCCAGCCATGAACCAAGCAACCCACCCGACACCTTATCGCGGCGTATTTCCCGTCGCGCCGACCATCTTCGACGACAACGGCCAGCTCGACCTCGAAGGTCAAAAGCGCTGCCTCGACTTCATGATCGACGCGGGCTCCAACGGCCTGTGCATCCTCGCGAATTTCTCCGAGCAGTTCACGCTCTCCGACGACGAACGCAGCACGCTGATCAACGTAGCGCTGGAGCATGTCGCCGGACGCGTGCCGGTGATCGTCACGACCACGCATTTCAGCTCCTACCAGTGTGCACAGCGCAGCCGCGCCGCGCAGGATGCGGGCGCCGCGATGGTCATGGTCATGCCGCCGTATCACGGCGCGACGATCCGGGTGGGTGAGCGCGGCATCTATGAGTTCTATAAGAAGGTCTCGGACGCGATCGATATTCCAATCATGATCCAGGACGCGCCGGTTGCCGGCACGGCCCTCTCGGCACCTTTCCTGGCGAAGATGGCGCGCGAGTTGCGCAACGTCTCGTACTTCAAGATCGAAGTCCCGCAGGCGGCCTCGAAGCTGCGCGAACTGATCGAACTCGGTGGGGACTCGATCGTCGGCCCGTGGGATGGCGAAGAAGCGATCACGCTGATGGCCGATCTGGATGCGGGCGCAACCGGTGCGATGACGGCCGGCGGCTATCCCGACGGCATCCGGCTGATCGTCGATGCCTATGCGGCTGGCGACACCGAAGCGGCGGCGGCTCAATATCAGCGCTGGCTGCCGCTCATCAACTTCGAGAATCGCCAAGGTGGGCTCGCGGCCTGCAAGGCGCTCATGAAAGAAGGCGGCGTGATCCGCTCCGAGGCGGTACGTCATCCGCTGCTGCCGATGCACCCCGCTACACGCGCCGGCCTCCTGACCATCGCGCGTCGCCTCGACCCGCTGGTGCTGCGCTGGGGCAAGTAATCCCGCTCATTCCGGTCAGGCCAGTGGCGTTTTTCGCCAACCAGCCTGACCATCCCGCCGAATGAGCCTGCTCTACTCCATCTTTACTGCCTGCCCGCCAGACGCTTGCTCTCCCGCCCGGCGTGACGCTGTTCCCGGCACCTGCCCCCGTCGGAATACAGCACTGGTCACCACCACTACCCCGTCCTCCCTTCCCTGCGCGGCCATTGGCAAGCGGCGGTTATGACTCTTGGCGCAGGACTGCCTACGACCCCTATACGTAGCCACAGGCGCAACGGATGCAGATAAGGCGTTAGAAATGCGGATATAACCCTCGACGGAAATTGAGTAACATACCTCCGCATGCCATCACTCATTTCCCCATGACCGCAAACACTCACGAACTAACGCCGGAGACGCTCACCGAGTTGCTCGAACGCATTGCCAGGGAGGATTCTGCGGCACTGCGGGAGCTATATGACGCCGCGGCACCGAAACTGTTTGGCCTTGCGCTCCGTATATTGAGCAA
The sequence above is drawn from the Paraburkholderia phenazinium genome and encodes:
- a CDS encoding LysR family transcriptional regulator; the encoded protein is MKDTLNVLLSRLRMKQLQLLIALDDHKSLHKAAGAMAMTQSAASKALQELESMLEAPLFERSKNGMIANQFGHCVIRYARLLATDLTSLCQDIAELRSGRGGRLAIGAIMGAIPEQVVPVLNELHASQPNLSIEIVEDTSARMLLQLDEGRLDLVIGRAAVSADPSRYQYQSLGDEPLSLVVGYAHPPISRKKLTLRDLAGHRWVTYPSHMPLHALLEREMDLAGMSMPVSPISTASTFVTVALLQEAADLVSVLPTGIAELFAKHKMLRILPVKLKSQSQTFGIVSRKGGVLSPPAEQFVQLLRARKP
- a CDS encoding dihydrodipicolinate synthase family protein, which produces MNQATHPTPYRGVFPVAPTIFDDNGQLDLEGQKRCLDFMIDAGSNGLCILANFSEQFTLSDDERSTLINVALEHVAGRVPVIVTTTHFSSYQCAQRSRAAQDAGAAMVMVMPPYHGATIRVGERGIYEFYKKVSDAIDIPIMIQDAPVAGTALSAPFLAKMARELRNVSYFKIEVPQAASKLRELIELGGDSIVGPWDGEEAITLMADLDAGATGAMTAGGYPDGIRLIVDAYAAGDTEAAAAQYQRWLPLINFENRQGGLAACKALMKEGGVIRSEAVRHPLLPMHPATRAGLLTIARRLDPLVLRWGK